In Solanum pennellii chromosome 3, SPENNV200, a single window of DNA contains:
- the LOC107012752 gene encoding extensin-2-like isoform X2, whose translation MRRSLGNLGQLPLLAFALAICFVASTVVADYSYGYTSPSPTYTTKKYYKSPSPSPYYKKPEKHAEHSPSHYYKSPTPSKHYYKSPVVVKYYKSPAPSKKYYKSPSPSKYYYKSHTPSKKYYKSPSPTKYYKSPPPAKYYKSPAPSKHYYYKSPSPAKYYKSPSPAKYYKSPAPSKHYYYKSPSPAKYYKSPSPAKYYKSPAPSKNYYYKSPSPVKYYKSPSPVKYYKSPAPSKHYYYKSPSPSQYYKSPAPSKYYKSPPPPPTYYKSPVYYKSPPPPPTYYEKSPSYYKSPPPPPYYKESTPYYKSPPPPPYYKESTPYYKSPPPPPYYKESTPSYKSPPPPPYYKESTPYYKSPPPPPYYKESTPSYKSPPPPSYYKESTPSYKSPPPPPYYKESTPYYKSPPPPPYYKESTPSYKSPPPPPYYKESTPSYKSPPPPPYYKESTPSYKSPPPPPYYKESTPSYKSPPPPPYYKESTPSYKSPPPPPYYKESTPSYKSPPPPPKYYEQSPTKYNSPPPPSPIYY comes from the exons ATGAGAAGAAGCTTAGGGAATTTGGGGCAATTGCCTCTATTAGCATTTGCTTTGGCAATTTGCTTTGTAGCTAGCACTGTTGTTGCTGATTACTCTTATGGCTATACTTCTCCTTCACCTACTTACACCACTAAGAAGTACTACAAATCACCATCTCCATCTCCATACTACAAGAAACCGGAGAAACATGCTGAACATTCTCCGTCACACTATTACAAATCCCCTACTCCTTCAAAGCATTACTACAAATCACCGGTAGTAGTGAAGTATTACAAATCGCCGGCTCCTTCAAAGAAATACTACAAGTCGCCTTCCCCTTCAAAGTACTACTACAAGTCCCACACCCCTTCAAAGAAGTACTACAAGTCACCATCCCCTACAAAGTACTACAAATCTCCACCGCCTGCAAAATACTACAAGTCACCTGCTCCATCAAAGCATTATTACTACAAGTCACCATCCCCTGCAAAGTACTACAAATCTCCGTCGCCTGCAAAATACTACAAGTCGCCTGCTCCATCAAAACATTATTACTACAAGTCACCATCCCCTGCAAAGTACTATAAATCTCCGTCACCTGCAAAATACTACAAGTCACCTGCTCCATCAAAGAACT ATTACTACAAGTCACCATCCCCTGTGAAGTACTACAAATCTCCATCACCTGTAAAATACTACAAGTCGCCTGCTCCATCAAAACACTATTACTACAAGTCACCATCTCCATCACAATATTACAAATCACCCGCTCCCTCTAAATACTATAAATCGCCGCCACCACCACCAACATATTACAAGTCACCAGTTTATTACAagtctccaccaccaccaccaacttATTATGAGAAATCACCTTCTTACTACAAATCCCCTCCACCTCCACCATATTACAAAGAATCTACCCCTTACTACAAGTCCCCTCCACCTCCACCATACTACAAAGAATCTACCCCTTACTACAAGTCCCCTCCACCTCCACCATACTACAAAGAATCAACCCCTTCCTACAAATCCCCACCACCTCCACCATACTACAAAGAATCTACCCCTTACTACAAGTCCCCTCCACCTCCACCATACTACAAAGAATCTACGCCTTCCTACAAGTCCCCACCACCTCCCTCATACTACAAAGAATCTACACCTTCCTATAAATCACCTCCACCTCCCCCATACTACAAAGAATCTACGCCTTACTACAAGTCCCCTCCACCTCCACCATACTACAAAGAATCTACGCCTTCCTACAAGTCCCCACCACCTCCCCCATACTACAAAGAATCTACCCCTTCCTATAAATCACCTCCACCTCCTCCATACTACAAGGAATCTACCCCTTCATATAAATCTCCTCCACCTCCCCCATATTACAAAGAATCTACGCCTTCCTACAAATCCCCACCACCTCCACCATACTATAAAGAATCTACCCCTTCCTATAAATCACCTCCACCTCCCCCATACTACAAAGAATCTACACCTTCCTATAAATCACCTCCCCCTCCACCAAAGTACTATGAGCAATCGCCTACAAAATACAACTCACCACCTCCACCATCACCAATCTATTATTAG
- the LOC107012752 gene encoding extensin-1-like isoform X1, with translation MRRSLGNLGQLPLLAFALAICFVASTVVADYSYGYTSPSPTYTTKKYYKSPSPSPYYKKPEKHAEHSPSHYYKSPTPSKHYYKSPVVVKYYKSPAPSKKYYKSPSPSKYYYKSHTPSKKYYKSPSPTKYYKSPPPAKYYKSPAPSKHYYYKSPSPAKYYKSPSPAKYYKSPAPSKHYYYKSPSPAKYYKSPSPAKYYKSPAPSKNYYYKSPSPVKYYKSPSPANYYKSPSPVKYYKSPSPVKYYKSPAPSKHYYYKSPSPSQYYKSPAPSKYYKSPPPPPTYYKSPVYYKSPPPPPTYYEKSPSYYKSPPPPPYYKESTPYYKSPPPPPYYKESTPYYKSPPPPPYYKESTPSYKSPPPPPYYKESTPYYKSPPPPPYYKESTPSYKSPPPPSYYKESTPSYKSPPPPPYYKESTPYYKSPPPPPYYKESTPSYKSPPPPPYYKESTPSYKSPPPPPYYKESTPSYKSPPPPPYYKESTPSYKSPPPPPYYKESTPSYKSPPPPPYYKESTPSYKSPPPPPKYYEQSPTKYNSPPPPSPIYY, from the coding sequence ATGAGAAGAAGCTTAGGGAATTTGGGGCAATTGCCTCTATTAGCATTTGCTTTGGCAATTTGCTTTGTAGCTAGCACTGTTGTTGCTGATTACTCTTATGGCTATACTTCTCCTTCACCTACTTACACCACTAAGAAGTACTACAAATCACCATCTCCATCTCCATACTACAAGAAACCGGAGAAACATGCTGAACATTCTCCGTCACACTATTACAAATCCCCTACTCCTTCAAAGCATTACTACAAATCACCGGTAGTAGTGAAGTATTACAAATCGCCGGCTCCTTCAAAGAAATACTACAAGTCGCCTTCCCCTTCAAAGTACTACTACAAGTCCCACACCCCTTCAAAGAAGTACTACAAGTCACCATCCCCTACAAAGTACTACAAATCTCCACCGCCTGCAAAATACTACAAGTCACCTGCTCCATCAAAGCATTATTACTACAAGTCACCATCCCCTGCAAAGTACTACAAATCTCCGTCGCCTGCAAAATACTACAAGTCGCCTGCTCCATCAAAACATTATTACTACAAGTCACCATCCCCTGCAAAGTACTATAAATCTCCGTCACCTGCAAAATACTACAAGTCACCTGCTCCATCAAAGAACTATTACTACAAGTCACCATCCCCTGTAAAGTACTATAAATCTCCGTCACCGGCAAATTACTACAAGTCACCATCCCCTGTGAAGTACTACAAATCTCCATCACCTGTAAAATACTACAAGTCGCCTGCTCCATCAAAACACTATTACTACAAGTCACCATCTCCATCACAATATTACAAATCACCCGCTCCCTCTAAATACTATAAATCGCCGCCACCACCACCAACATATTACAAGTCACCAGTTTATTACAagtctccaccaccaccaccaacttATTATGAGAAATCACCTTCTTACTACAAATCCCCTCCACCTCCACCATATTACAAAGAATCTACCCCTTACTACAAGTCCCCTCCACCTCCACCATACTACAAAGAATCTACCCCTTACTACAAGTCCCCTCCACCTCCACCATACTACAAAGAATCAACCCCTTCCTACAAATCCCCACCACCTCCACCATACTACAAAGAATCTACCCCTTACTACAAGTCCCCTCCACCTCCACCATACTACAAAGAATCTACGCCTTCCTACAAGTCCCCACCACCTCCCTCATACTACAAAGAATCTACACCTTCCTATAAATCACCTCCACCTCCCCCATACTACAAAGAATCTACGCCTTACTACAAGTCCCCTCCACCTCCACCATACTACAAAGAATCTACGCCTTCCTACAAGTCCCCACCACCTCCCCCATACTACAAAGAATCTACCCCTTCCTATAAATCACCTCCACCTCCTCCATACTACAAGGAATCTACCCCTTCATATAAATCTCCTCCACCTCCCCCATATTACAAAGAATCTACGCCTTCCTACAAATCCCCACCACCTCCACCATACTATAAAGAATCTACCCCTTCCTATAAATCACCTCCACCTCCCCCATACTACAAAGAATCTACACCTTCCTATAAATCACCTCCCCCTCCACCAAAGTACTATGAGCAATCGCCTACAAAATACAACTCACCACCTCCACCATCACCAATCTATTATTAG